A window of Carassius gibelio isolate Cgi1373 ecotype wild population from Czech Republic chromosome A3, carGib1.2-hapl.c, whole genome shotgun sequence genomic DNA:
CGACAGAGTCTCTGGCTGTAATCTGGAATGGTCACCATGGTTGCAGTGTGTTATTATtagttctttttttccttccCTCTCTCTGGGAGTAGTTCCAGGTTATTACTTGTCTTTTCCAGGCCTGTTGCTCTCTTTCCTTCACTTGctcttttctcttttgttttgtgGCATTCTGCTGTCTGGAGACTGACTCTGGATCAGAGCTATAATTAggtattttggtaacactttagaatactgtttcttacttacttcataactaataaggaattattgaagaactaacaggtgattattcattaacacttaactcactactgttaaccactaagaaagatgtgttaattaatcagtatttaatataattttatgattgtgttaagaaacagttagctaatcagtaactaatatattctgttATACCACCTGAAGAACTACtgttaattatctactagttaaggttcaagaaaaataactatgaaaaaattactgaacagttatacgcaaataatcactataataatcaggctgtgtcccacatatcaagtacttgagtaaaagtacagataccccaataaaatattactccagtaaaattataagtaggcctattcattttcaaaattacttgagtaaaaggacaagtacaaagtactactacagtagcaactttgttacagccCAGTTATAagcctataatggaaatgaaatatggattttgtttgcttctaaatgtttaacttttgattatgaaatgtgtgttaaattatttaaaatgtgggcagtatacatgttaaaatggaataaaatatgctgtattaagaaatgttctcatctgaaataaaaagatgagattattttacaaagtttatggttacttttatagtttttttttttttttttttttgtcaaaatgatgtagtttattattatttactaataggttcactttagaattatgtaagtcctgcagaattatttgataattaattattaattactaatgggttccctatattttcactttagaatactgtttcagatccTAAGTAATTCTacaggaattatctgataattctttattaattattaatgggtttctaatattttcactttagaataggcttaatgtttcaggttcaaaataagtcttgcataattattttataattctttattaattacaaattggatacCTGTATTTTCCTCAGGCTTCGCCTTACATACAGAAATTGAATTAATGATAATGTTGCATttgctgaggaggcacacatacagtactgtatataaaatataaaaactaaggtaagttatcgCAAGGCACTGGAGTGATGTAGGGGTTCCTATTGGAAGCTGATTTCttataaaacacactcacaaaacaattcactACACAGGCAAAACCTCTAtttaatgtattgcatttattaagattgcattttcatactactactactattgctaataacatttatatgaaagggtcacaatttaatgtaattgtgtataactgttcattagtagttacttcatagttatttttcttgaaccttaactagtagataattaatagtagttcttcaggaggtatgacagaatacattagttattgattagctaactgttacttaacataatcataaaattatattacatactgattaattaacacatctttcatagtagttaacagtagtcaGTTAAAGGTTTattgaataatcacctgttagttcttcaataattccttattagttatgtagtaagtaagaaacagtattctaaagtgttaccggtaTTTTAGAGAAAATATGTACATGAAAAGTGGGGGTGGGGGGGAGAAAAACTAAAACACTTTAACACCAAAAAGGTTTAGGACTTCAGAAGCAGAGACAATCTAAACTATGTAgcagcaaccaaaaaaaaaaaaaaaaaaaaaaaaaatatatatatatatatatatatatatatatatatatatatatatatatttttttttttttttttttttttttttttgatcacagTCAGTTGTTCCACGTAgctaaataaaaaaggaaacttgtgAATGATGAAGATCCAGTTTGATTCATGTTCTGCATCACTGTCTGGGAGTTTTATAATAGACAGACCTTTGAGAAGCTTTATTAAATAACATAGACAGTGAAACCATTGACATTTGAGAAGTAGTGCAATGGAGAGGAATGGTTATAGTGTATAAAACGCTCATAAAGGCACATGTGATGTCTTTTATTTGTAGAAGTTTTATGTTTTCAGCGGTTTTGTTTGACTTCAGTAGGGTCGTATTTGAAGCACAGCCTTTTATGGTGCGAAATCAAATATTAATGCATATTTCGGGAAGAGCTGAAAGGCTGTTTAATTATTCCATGTTTTAATAAGCTATGTAGATAGAGTCAccataaataattatgtaatagtTCTCACACAATGCACCCTTTACATGAGAAGCATGGCAGCTGTATTATCATACATAAGATAGGatatataataaatctttgatCTTTGAGAATCACTATGAATCAGCTTTTTTACTCTGTCCTCTTTCCTTTTTCAGTTTCTACTTTAACCTCTTTGTTTTTACGGTAAGCAGAAACTGCCCTGAGTGCCTGTTCAGAAAATGACACAAAGGCCATGAAATATTTGGACcttttctttgtttcttcagGTTTCACCAGTGTGGCGTCACATGCGCACATATGAGCGTTTGGCCTTTTCTGTGGAACTAAAATAAACGGAAACTCCAGTCACTCCGAGCAAAATCATCCATCGTGGTTTAACTGAAATCTTCTGATTTGGTTCTCTTTCTTTTGGATCTAATACTGCCTGATTAGGGTGATATATGATATGCCAACAGGATGCCCAAAAGGCTTTTgaatgtgtaaaaaataataaataaaaacggcATTGCAGTAGATGCCAAGATAGTGAACTGACATTTTAAAGAAGGATGCACAAAGCGTTTTCTAGGTTAAAAATGACTGAACAATAATGTGACATTTACAGTATTAGCTGTGAAACCATAGATGTTGATGGTTAATATGATTCTCTATATCTGTGGTTCTTCTGctaggacacctgtgtgaacttcATATTTCGTACTTCATATATCCACTAAAATCATCAAAACTCCAGCCGGTTAAAAGACAATGCAAACAGCAGTCTTAAATGCCattaaataatgtgaaataaataagGAAGGTGTTTTTACAATTAAACAATCACAAGCTTTGGTAATACATGAAACACAGTTGTGTGTTGTGTCTGCTCATTATGTAATAGCAATGCATGACTTAGGTCTCTTATAGTACTGAATGTCCTCGCTGCTAATTCTGTCCTGTCTGTGCATGCACTTCACTTTAACTGCATGTTTCTGTGAGAAAGCTAAACTATTATACTACTCTGTGAACACCTTCCATCCACACCAGCTGATGCGGTTGCCTGCCCGAAGCTATTATTAGCTGAAGTATTGTGTCAGATGAGGAAGGACTGTATTGTGGCAGTTTCACTGGAGCGTCGGGGATTCCTGACAGCTCTTTATCTCTCATTCCGACCAAAACAGCAGAGCTCTAAAGAAGAACTAAAGCACCGCAGGCGTTCAGACTGGTCTGTCTGCTATGTTTACCCTCATTCCCAGCGAATTTCATCTGAATCAGGGAAGACATTTACAAGGCCTTCTGAGGGAAAACACCGCTGAGATGTTTTCAGTATAATTTGCTGTGTTAAGTACACAAAATCTCAGAGCAGATCTGAAAGTTCCCTGGAAACTTTTAACTGATAAAATATGGGACATCTTATCTTGCTTATTAAAATGCAACATGCTTATCTACCTCTTCTGAGGTTTTAATCATTTTCCCACTGTTTTATAAGTTATGCAAATCGTTCCTTATTTCATGTAATAAAACTTCAGGTCAGGGTGCGGATGATGTCGTCGGCTTTCAGTGCTTCCATGAACTTTGTTGCACTTCAAGATGTTGCAATACTCATTTTGGGTCTTTAATGACATTCAAGATAGCTATTATCATGATTAGTAACTTCCTGTATGAGAGTATTTGGCTCATTTCACAGAAGCCCTCTTTGGGAAAGATCGGTTTACTTAATAGGGAatgcaatgacaaaaaaaaacaaaaaaactttggcATGTAACTTGTGCCAAATGGTTTGGGTTGCTGAGGTTtgcgatatatatatacagtacagtatacatAGATGCCTCATTAGCGACTTCTACGGGCTGCTAATTCTCGAATCATTCTCGAaggctggacaaaatatatttcaaacctgtgttttcatgtttattgAAGTTTGTTCATATAATGCACGGATTCCCAAACCTTTCAACCGTTAAAATCCAATATTTACTTCAAATATCAAGTAATATCCAGAATCTAAAGTAGTTGTTTTTCATCATGTAGTCTATGATCAGTAAcggactacaatttgtaagtaatctaacCAGCACTGCCAAGATTGCATAATTTGGATATTATTTACGTGTGAAAACACCACTTGCACTATTTGTACTGCAAAATGGAATTGAATGATGCTTATGTGTGTGAATTGGGacacatctatatttttattagtttgtaaATGTAATAGTTGAAATATTAAATTGAATGTCACCTTGTACACGCATGAAAAAGAAACTCACAATTCGATTTTGTCACTGAGAGCTTCGAGTCATCATAAAAGACATGCGAGGACAATGAGCTTGATGTCTATGTAGGTGTGTTTATATCTGTGTCTATTGCACTTGTATGAGTGGGAGTGAGATTTACTCTGTTCAGATCCATGGACTGTGCTGTGTCACAGATGCACACCAAACATGCATTTGTTTCAGATCCGGAGTCTGTTTGGAACAGCATGCTTTAAATCATACACTTCTGGGCACTTGGTTTAAACACAGAGAGCCAAAGGCTTTTGAAACGTTGATGAAACCGCTCTCACGAAAGCATCTTCCCTGCATAGAGATTACATCATTTCCCTTTCGTCATACTGGAAAAGTGCAGCCAGCTGCAAATGAGAAGAATGACAATGAGATGTTTGTAAGGGGCAGTCCCTCTGAACACGAGCGACGTCGTTCATTTTACTACAGATTTTCATGTCATGAAAGATGAGTCCATAAAAGGCGTCACTTTATTTTCATAGACATCTAAGATAAGTGTTCTGGGAAGTTATGACATCTGTTCAACATCAAGTCAGGTTGGAAACtgataacaaaaataattcatatgaatatgaatattacaccaaattgttttagtttttttcggGGTAGTTTTTGGTAAATTCCTTAATATCTGATCTCAGTAGTGTCAATGAATCATTATCACATCATACTTCCAAAAAGCTGTGGTGAAATAACTTTATGCATTCTGTAAGCACTCTTCTCTTGCTAGATGGTCTCTACTTCGTTATTGTGTCTTTGTTTTTACTGTAGATCTACAACTTCCTTATTTCTTAAGAAAAGAAGCCCTTCAAGGTGGCACATGTTCAAGCTCAGCCGAGACTAAAGCAGGGTGGCACACGCCATCTAAAAGTGTAAAAGACTGAGCAAGAGCTATTTGTGACAGCTCACAACTATTACAGCTCGCTGGGTTGCGCAATTACAAAGAAGTTCTGTGGAATCACATGATCTCTCGATCGGCTACTAGAGAAATTCACATTTGATCACGGAGTACACTGGAAAGGTCTGGCAGCTGGCGAAGAACCCAAATGTGATGTTTACCTCGTTAGAACTGATGAAAGGAGCTTTTGTGTTTTAGCACTCAGTCTTGCTCACACATAGGGTTAAAGATCTTAACACACCTCAAGCGCCCTTTTTTTCATGCAACATATTATTAATGCAGCAAGGGTGCAGCACACACATACTGACAGGACTGAAAGGATTTGCAGCTGAACGACAGACTATCTCTGAGTTCTGGTAAACGCAGACAGTGGAGTTGCACGCTTTGGTGTGGCTGCTACGAAACTGTTTCCTGGTTAGGAGTCTCATAGTTGTAAGAGAGGCAtgtttttttatctctctctctcgttttacTGTAAACGTCAGGGTAGCAGGAAGAAGAAAAAGCCGAAGGTTTTAGGTACGCCATGTGTCTGTTTGGCAGAAGCACAGAATATCTCTGTGGTGAAAATGTTTTTCCCGCACGATCAAAACTCATTTCAAATCTACACGTTTTCTTCGCTAAATCCATGGTCCTGACCTCAAAGCATTTGCATTTGTTGAAGGGTTGAAAGCATGTGAAATGAATAGCGTTTCAAACAACATTGGATGATTTGGTGCTGCATGTAAGCTAAACTCAGGTTTGAGCTTGAAAACACATGGGCcactatatattaatttaataaagcgTGATGTTCAGTGAAAAAGTGTTTACTAAAGAGCAGTTTAACCTCTGGTGCTCttcggttatttttaattatttgttttacttcgtatgaaaaatgtttttggcaCTTTCTATGTGAACATGCGCTAACATATGAACAAATAAAGAAATCACGGACATGATTCGAAAAGATTAAATGGTCCTGAAAACAAATTCACACTTCTAAAAGAGCAATGGAAACATATGGGAAATCATCTCGTTTGGTCCCGCATCcaacaaaatcttactgaaagcTCATATTTGGAACACAACGTGTTTCGGTGTATGGCTTTGATTTCCGTGTTTGGAAAATATAGTTCATGTTAATagcatttgaaaatattattttcaggtCTATAGTGTAAAGGTGGTTAACAGGTAATGAACAGGTTATAACTATAACTAACTACTGCATACTCTTAAAATACCATAAAAgagtaaatattaattatagaACTAGTACAGTCATTTaatagaagtaaaaaaataaaaaataaataaaaatcagtaatTTTTGACTGCCACGTCAAGAGCAGCAGAACGCTAAAAAGTAACTTTATCAAGATCTGAGTTTTTTCCCCATTGTGACGACGTATTGATTCTGACGGTGTACCAGCTGTCACATGCACATATAAATACAATCACTCTCTATCACACATTCTCAGAcaaaccctcacacacacacacacacacacacacactccccagCTGTGTAAGTACAGTACATTCCAGTCCTCTGGGTACGCCACAACACAGCGTGACTTCAGAAACCTGATTGGTTTCCCAGAAGACTGACTTCAAAAGAGTTACAGCAATCACAACTCTTCTTCTTTATCACAGTCTCTACCAAGTAAAGTTACACTcgtttaaaaagagagagagatcagctGTTGCTACTCTTACACACCAGTCAAATGACTGAACATTTACTACTTTAATGTGTTTGATGGCTTCCGTTTCAATGAATTTCCATTTAACATAATCTGTCTTTGTAAATTaatggctttaaaaaaattattttaattcaaattatttagtatttattcgattttttattttattttttagaaatgtgaAGGAAAAGCAGTCTACAAGTGTGCAGCTAATGAACTTGATTAAGAAAACAGACTTCCATTTGAGTTATCATAGTTTTAAAAGTGGTAATAATGAAGGACTCATAGCTGTGTTTGAGACTTTGTCTAGAAGtactatattaaatatgttttgtaaACTTTCTGGGCTTAAAATGTGAACAGAATCTGACCATATATTGTTCTTGTCTCATGCATCCATTCCTGCATGTCATGCTGTGAGATATTAACTCACTTTAGTCATCCAAGGCTGTTCTCTTAAAAACTAACCGTAATCCTGAGCTTCCTCATATCAGTCAGAGTCGTACTGGAAGAGCCTGGTCAGAGAGCGAGGGGAGGATCATTCCCGCTCACTAAAGTCAATGTCTCTGAATCAACTTGAACCCTTCCAGGCGAGGCGCTCCGGGAATCTGAATCACAGGCGCCGGCAACTCTGATTCATACACATTTTGGACTATTTCAGACATTTACAGAGGTAAAACACTTGAGAAATGAAAAACCCAAGACAAGGAGTTCGTTTTTACAAAAATAGTGCTCTTtaataaattattgaaatgtctttttgtgcatatatgtatataaatataaatatgtaacatCAAAACATGGCTGAGATGTCTTTACAAAATCTAAATGTATCTTCATAAATGTAAACAGTGTCATGTGTGACAAGGTGAAACATGGGTGATCTGTAGACACCAAACACACATGTGTGTTAATACATTCAATAACAAGCAGTCTGGTTTAATCTGCGAACCACCAAACACAtctaaaaaacacagacattttgTTCCAAAGTGTCTCTTTTTCAAGTACAAGCAGAATGTCCACATGTGTCCACTGTAATCTGTGTCCAGTCCTTGGCGTGACTGAGGACTCCAGAAGGCATTTCTCAACGACATTTCACAATGCTGTTACTCACTTCTTCCTTCTTCCCGTGAAAGGCACAAATATTTACTTGGAAGAAGGCGGCGGCTGATTTCTGTTAAATGGCTTGCTGTCTCTCTGCTTGGCGGCGCTCACAGATTCGGGGCAGTACAGAGGCAGTGATTGGTTCCCACAGAGTGGGTTACGATACTGGCACTGGTACAGAAAACAGCACAGACCCTCCATTCACTGAGACTGTTACGGCAAGAACGGTGCTTCAATTTCAGTCACATAAGAATGCATCAGTGATGCTACTCATGACCACACACGGCTAACTCCATGTACTCATGAACAGCTCAATACTTCTTGGTGCAACAAGCTCCAAAAAAGCGTGTGAACTTTAAAGCCCATCAAGCTATATCCTCTTTAAATAGGAGCGTCATACTCTTGTAAGAAGTCTTTCAGCTGTTGAGGCAGCTGCTCTCTTTTGCTTGAAACGTCTATATGTCCATTGACGGTCTTCCTGCATAGGTGCTGTAAGGAGGACATTGTGCAAGGAAGGGGTCTCAACAGCTCCAGGGGGATCTTCTCGCCCCCTGTGTAGATGTAGTAAGCATTCCTAGAGTTCCCGATGGACAGAGGGCTTCTGGAAGAGGGCATGTAGTGGTGGACGAGCTTCAGCATGCAGTCGAAGCGGGGCACGGAGTGCAAGCTCTTGGAGTCCGTCTGAAGGAAGAAAGACTTGTTGTCGCACTGCACCCGCAGGTTCTTGGTGCCCGACTCGGTCTTGACGCTGAGCGTGAAGAAGTGCCGGTTGTCTGAGCTGTCTCGGACCAGAAAGGTCCCGCTAGGCTCCGAGTTCAACAAGTGGTTGGCCTCTTTGCCGCTGATGGAGCCCCAGTAGAAGCCGCTCTCCTGGAGCATCCTGATGGCGTGCTGCACCATCTGGTACTGTAGCTTTGAGCTGAAGGTTTTGTAACGGTGAGACGGCAGCCGCATGTTGGCGTCAAACAGGCTGCTGCTCATTGCGTTGTCGAACTTGCTGTGGGTTACCATGGCTCTACGCGCGGACCTTGAGCTGCCGGGAAAACCGTGCAGTGTGCAGCTCGGGTGATTACGAGGAAACTGTGAGCCTCTTAAAGCTGGCAACAGGAGCCTACAGAGAAACAAGATCTTAGATTAGCACCACAGAAAATGTGCGTGTGGTTTAAAGTATAGAGGCTTAAAAAAAAGCCAGTTATTAAGCAGAAGCTTTTCTATCTAATCTATGCAGACTGATGTAGTAGGCTGAAGATTCCTTATTCTAGCATTTCATTCACATTTTAAGAATTTAAAGTATGATTTGTTGGCATAACTTGTTCTtactccttatatatatatataaaggctatCAATAATGATCTTAAAGACAAGCTAAAGCACTTTATAAGTACTCTAATTGTATTGAAATGATCAAAAGCT
This region includes:
- the LOC127944451 gene encoding suppressor of cytokine signaling 3; translated protein: MVTHSKFDNAMSSSLFDANMRLPSHRYKTFSSKLQYQMVQHAIRMLQESGFYWGSISGKEANHLLNSEPSGTFLVRDSSDNRHFFTLSVKTESGTKNLRVQCDNKSFFLQTDSKSLHSVPRFDCMLKLVHHYMPSSRSPLSIGNSRNAYYIYTGGEKIPLELLRPLPCTMSSLQHLCRKTVNGHIDVSSKREQLPQQLKDFLQEYDAPI